Within the Patescibacteria group bacterium genome, the region AGTAACTAGTAGCAAGTAGTAAGTAGCTAGTATTTAGTATTCTTTATTTTCTATTTCTTATCTCTAGTTACGAGTCTCGAGTCTCTTTTTATTCGTAGCCAATTTGCAATACAGATAGAATTCATACCTTAATTATTAGCATTAATTTGCAGTATTAAATTAGCATAAATTAGCTACCCCAATTCGCAACACATTCGCTATAACAATTCGTAGTATTTGTAGTCAATTCGCTGTATGGATAGGATTCATACCTTAATTATTTGCAATGTATTCGCTATACTAATTCGCATAGATTCGCTATACCAATTGACAATTTACTCGATCCATGCTAATTTAAAACTACCCTGCAGTGCACGCTTAAAAGGGAGCTTTTTCTTGGATCCTCAACCCATATTAAAGGGAGCCTTATATAGTCCCGACTTGTCGGGACTGCGGGCACCCACTTGAACTTACCAAGGGTCAAGATTTGCTCCTATGCGGCACTTGCTTCCAGTTTAGGAGGCTAAAGCTTTTCTAAGCTTGGCGGGGGAGGAATAATATAAATTAGGGATTGATTAACAGTGACCCTATACCGTAAGGTATAGGGTTTTTTTAGTGAGCACTTGGCGAGTCGCGGCTTTTGGCGGGACGAGCCTAGTGCGAACTAACCCCGTAAGCTTCTTAGCTTTACGGGGTAGGTTTGACTTTTTAGAAAAATATATACGCAGAAACCTTTGTTTTGTGGTATAATAATGCTGTTACGAGATTTGAGTTATTCCTTTTAGGTACAGCAATAGTGTTGGTATAGTTGTTTTTTGCCTGGGTAGCTCAATGGAAGAGCAGGGGTTTTGCCCCAGAAGTATGTTTCCCGAATAATATTCGGGATTACAACTTCGGGGTCCCGCAGTTCTAGCAAGCCGGAGTAGCTCAATGGAAGAGCAAGTGTTTTGTAAATACTAGGTTGGAGGTTCGATCCCTCTCTCCGGCTCCAATCGGCTTGCAGATACTGCTGGGATAAACCGTAGGTCGTCCCGATAAATCGGGACTAACCTACCTGCCGGTAGGCAGGTTCGACTGATCAAATTCTCGGAAGAATTTGAAGTCTCATTGAGCCCCGACAAGGTCGGGACTAATTCCACCAACGGAAAATAAGGCACAAAGTTTGTATTTTCCGGGTGTCATTGAGCACGGGTGGCAGAGTGTTCAAACACAAGTGTGCCGAGGTCGCATAGTGGCTATTGCACGAGACTGTAAATCTCGCGTCCGTAAGGACTTCGGGGGTTCGATTCCCTCCCTCGGCACCAGTTTTATTATGTGTATATTGTGTATGTACTTGAAAGTAAGAGGGATAGCAATTTGTATACAGGTTACACAAGTGATTTGACCCACAGCGTTTGGAAGATCATAAAGCTGGACGAGTTAAATCTACACGGGATAGGCGTCCTCTGAAGCTCATTTATTATGAAGCTTGCTTGTTGGAGGAAGATGCTAAGCGTAGGGAGAAGTTTTTGAAAACATCATTAGGCAAGAGTAGGCTTAGAAAAAGGTTGGGGGTTTATTTTTCTAGGCCTTATTAAGCCGCCTTAGCTCAGTTGGCTAGAGCGTCTCCTTGGTAAGGAGGAGGTCGACGGTTCAAACCCGTCAGGCGGCTCCACCATAAGATCTTAACGAGTTCGCGAGTTTAGATCTTATGAGTGCCATGCACCTGAAAGGGCGTACCCAACGTGGTACCGCCCCTACGTGGTGCGTGGCAGCAGGGTAGTAGCCCTGATACCACGTAGGGTACAGGGCTCAATTCATCAGCTCAAATTCTGGGAAGAATTTGATGATTCATTGAGGGCTGTAGGCTAATTGGTAAACTACTGGTCTCTCCCAGTAACATCTAGTTCCGAAGAAGTCGGAACGTAGATGTATGGGATCCCGAAGTTCTAAGCAAATTTTTGATAGGGGCATGGTGTTAATGGTAGCACAATGGTCTCCAAAACCATTAGTCCGGGTTCAAATCCTGGTGCCCCTGCCACCCCGACATACAGAATCGGCAGACCGATTCCCGTCGGGGCGGGCCCTGAAAATACAGAGTTGGCAGACCAACTCCCGTCGGGGGTGTCTTGACGAGGACCTGCTTGGTTCTGTGTACAATGTTTCAGGGTAGTAGTATTTGTAATATATTTGTAGTATTCGTAGTATATTCGTTGTACAAATAGTATTTATACCTTAATTATTCGTAGTAGATTAGCTATACCAATGAATTCGCTAACCAAATTCTTAAAAGAAGTAAGGCAGGAGATGAAGAAGGTAGTTTGGCCTTCGAAAGATGAGGCTATAAAACTTACAGCTATAGTTTTGGGAGTAGTTATTTTTATTGGTTTGTATATTGCATTCTTGGACTACATTTTTAGTAGACTCATTCGGCTAGCAGTAACTAAGAGTTGAACCTACTTGCATTCTTTATTCTTTGCCTTTATCATAACCAAAGCGTTCGATTTTAACTATGATGGATGAAAATAAAGCCCAGTGGTATGTAGTTCATACCTATTCGGGGCACGAAAAGAGAGTTGCCGAAACTTTGCGACAAAAAGTGGAAGCTTTAGACTTGGAGGAAAAGTTCGAGGAAATTCTTATTCCCACGCGTGATAAGATTGTTGCTTCTGGTGGCGAAAGAAAGGAAGTGGAAGAAAGGTTATTTCCAGGTTACTTACTTTTGCACATGGTGATGGACGATGAAACATGGCCAGTTGTTCGTAATACAGCTGGCGTTACTGGTTTTGTTGGTGCCTCAGGCAAGCCTATACCTTTGCCTAAGCAAGAAGTGGAGGGGGTCAAGCAATTTATGGAGCTAGATCAGCCGAAAGTGGATGTCAAGTTTAAGAAAGGCGACAGTGTTAAGATCAACGATGGCCCCTTCGCAGATTTTGTGGGTGAAGTGCAAGAGATTGATGAGGATAAAGGTCGGTTAAAGGTGCTTGTTTCTATATTTGGTCGGGAAACGCCAGTAGACCTAGATTTCTTGCAAGTCGAACCTTTATAGCGAATCTACTACGAATAATTAAGGTATGAATTCTATTTATGCTACGAATTGGCTACGAATACTACAAATTGGGAAGGAAGAGACTAGACCAGAAAGTCCTTTAGGGGCGGTACCACATTGGGTACACCCCTTTGGGTTTGCGGATGCAGTCCCTCAAGGTCTTGGTAGAGATGGTATAGCGAATCTATTAGGAATCTACTACGAATGTTACCAATCTCTAATAAATTATTCGTAGCTCATTTGTAATATTTGTAGAAATTTAGTGATTTTCGTAGAATATTGGCTATATAATGGCGGATTTAATATATCCTGAGCTCAGTTACGAAATCGTAGGTGTACTTTTTGATGTATATAATAAATTAGGAAGTTCCTACAAGGAGAAATATTATCAGCGTGCCGTAGGAAAGCTCCTCCTTAATAAGGGTTTTGATATTAAACGGGAGTTGAAAGCCGATTTGGAAATACAAGGTGAACAGATAGGGTATTATTTTCTGAATTTCCTTGTAGAAGGGCTAATAGTTTTGGAACTGAAGGCAAAACCGCGCATGAGTAAACAAGATTTTAAGCAGGTGCAATCGTATTTGGGTACTACAGGTTTAAAGTTGGGTATTTTAGCAAATTTTGGTCGTCCGGAAGGTTTAAATTTTTACAGAGTTTTGAATTCTTCGTATAGTTTGTTTACGGGAAAGTACGAAGATTAGTCGTAAGTATTTGTAGGATATTAGTTGTATTTGTAGTAGATTCGTTAGATTAGTAGAGTATTAGCTATAATGCCAAAGGAAAAAGAGGCAGTTGTAAAACTTAATATACCTGCTGGAAAAGCTACTCCAGCTCCTCCTATTGGTCCTGCTTTGGGTCAGTACGGTGTTTCGCTTATGGATTTTTGTAAAGAATATAATAAGCGTACCCAGGACATGGGAGACGTGGTGGTTCCCGCTGTAATAACTATTTATAAGGATCGTAGCTTTGATTTTGTTGTAAAGACTCCGCCTGCTTCTGAGCTTCTAAAGAAAGCAGCAGGAATTGAAAAAGGTTCTGGCGAGCCGCACAAAGAAAAGGTGGGTACAGTCACACGAAGTCAATTAAAGGAAATTGCAGAACGGAAGATGAAAGACCTGAGTGCAAGAGACCTAGAGTCTGCGGCAAAGATAATTGAAGGTACAGCAAAACAAATGGGTTTGGAAATAGTTGAGAAATAACCACTTTTGATATGTAAAGTGGGAGCTTCCTCTAGTGTTTGTAAATGGAGGGTTGGGGCTTGTCAAAAACTAGCTTCGTTTGTAAATTTTCAAAATTTTGTAGTTTTGTCTCCTTTTTTTTTCCTAACCACAAAATCTAAAAAAGGTGTTTTGATAGGTCTTATA harbors:
- the secE gene encoding preprotein translocase subunit SecE, whose translation is MNSLTKFLKEVRQEMKKVVWPSKDEAIKLTAIVLGVVIFIGLYIAFLDYIFSRLIRLAVTKS
- the nusG gene encoding transcription termination/antitermination protein NusG translates to MMDENKAQWYVVHTYSGHEKRVAETLRQKVEALDLEEKFEEILIPTRDKIVASGGERKEVEERLFPGYLLLHMVMDDETWPVVRNTAGVTGFVGASGKPIPLPKQEVEGVKQFMELDQPKVDVKFKKGDSVKINDGPFADFVGEVQEIDEDKGRLKVLVSIFGRETPVDLDFLQVEPL
- a CDS encoding GxxExxY protein — translated: MADLIYPELSYEIVGVLFDVYNKLGSSYKEKYYQRAVGKLLLNKGFDIKRELKADLEIQGEQIGYYFLNFLVEGLIVLELKAKPRMSKQDFKQVQSYLGTTGLKLGILANFGRPEGLNFYRVLNSSYSLFTGKYED
- the rplK gene encoding 50S ribosomal protein L11 — translated: MPKEKEAVVKLNIPAGKATPAPPIGPALGQYGVSLMDFCKEYNKRTQDMGDVVVPAVITIYKDRSFDFVVKTPPASELLKKAAGIEKGSGEPHKEKVGTVTRSQLKEIAERKMKDLSARDLESAAKIIEGTAKQMGLEIVEK